Proteins found in one Plasmodium coatneyi strain Hackeri chromosome 10, complete sequence genomic segment:
- a CDS encoding Phosphatidylinositol 3-kinase yields MNSVSIKDVRDYFSVRLSLFTVFKCGHGSDVQGRSKRRSHGAKDRAVSPGEAASSPPGEDANDKAKNIAITVSALNGEDKMVLLRKMKRLEKFKYLQRKRKKKHLSMPLDGKERIRPGRGNSKRRVPPIQSKGATARVRAGLTSGAGSKSNQNRRREPRDSKYVNEEKILSDEFEVICYFLMDKEFYSHPVSVRCAAPGRRKSHRARQLSDKSVNHLGEDLRRCTRIKKDECQNYDDRIAEDMAQMLLTQDRNSFALGKRETGEGEQLCENPMGCNNLSSGGEPPAGASVKCDSSRDNHSDDSPEEDSTMIPRNRKAKAIRRNLYTINRTVNYPIRHSQLSPDSYVFFLIQHRKKKYQKFYSYCRVFSPSGVIKQGLQIKKLYHLGRKEKVQDVITSVLRKKIAHVDDNNSRRGTSYQGIISFLQENSVYRDLLCLYRRPRNGSVHMRRRQVSGGVLSGTSSERGSHHSILPLREEKKQRNIFKRVYEGDGMGDQDGILIVPNDTTSPYALQEEETLLLDSEVSAFTSR; encoded by the exons ATGAATAGTGTGAGCATAAAGGACGTCAGGGATTATTTCTCCGTAAGGTTAAGTCTCTTCACAGTTTTCAAATGTGGGCACGGAAGTGATGTCCAAGGGAGGAGCAAGCGGCGTAGTCATGGGGCAAAGGACCGAGCCGTCTCCCCCGGAGAAGCGGCCTCTTCCCCCCCAGGTGAAGACGCAAACGATAAAGCAAAGAACATCGCTATCACGGTCAGTGCCCTGAACGGGGAGGACAAAATGGTGTTGCTCCGCAAAATGAAGAGGCTGGAAAAATTCAAGTACCtccagaggaagaggaaaaagaagcatcTGAGTATGCCATTGGATGGCAAGGAAAGAATCCGTCCAGGAAGGGGGAACTCAAAAAGGAGAGTGCCCCCCATTCAGTCGAAAGGAGCTACCGCCAGAGTGCGGGCAGGGTTAACAAGTGGTGCAGGCTCCAAGTCAAATCAAAATAGAAGAAGGGAACCTCGAGATAGTAAGTATGTGAACGAGGAGAAAATCCTGAGTGATGAATTTGAAGTCATTTGCTATTTTCTTATGGACAAGGAGTTTTATAGCCACCCAGTCAGCGTCAGGTGTGCAGCCCCCGGCAGGAGGAAAAGCCACCGTGCCAGACAGCTTAGTGACAAAAGTGTGAACCATTTGGGGGAGGACTTGAGAAGATGCACACgcataaaaaaggatgagTGCCAAAATTATGATGATCGAATTGCAGAGGATATGGCGCAGATGTTGCTCACGCAGGATAGGAACAGTTTCGCGTTAGGGAAGAGAGAGACAGGGGAAGGTGAACAACTTTGTGAAAATCCAATGGGGTGTAATAATCTGTCCAGTGGAGGAGAGCCACCCGCAGGTGCCTCTGTTAAGTGTGACAGTAGCCGTGATAACCACTCTGATGACTCCCCGGAGGAGGACTCTACGATGATTCCCAGAAACAGAAAAGCCAAGGCCATACGAAGGAACCTGTACACAATCAATCGAACCGTCAATTATCCTATTAGGCACTCCCAGCTGAGTCCAGACAGCTAcgtattttttctaatccagcataggaaaaaaaaatatcagaaGTTTTACTCCTACTGTAGGGTGTTCTCCCCCAGTGGAGTTATTAAACAGGGATTGCAAATTAAGAAGTTGTACCATctgggaaggaaggaaaaagttcaGGACGTCATTACCTCTGTgttgaggaagaaaattgcTCATGTGGATGATAACAATTCTAGGAGGGGTACTTCCTACCAGGgtataatttcctttttgcaagAGAACAGTGTTTACCGTgatttgttgtgtttgtatCGTCGCCCCCGAAATGGAAGTGTGCACATGAGGAGGAGGCAGGTCAGTGGGGGGGTCCTCAGTGGAACATCCTCAGAAAGGGGTAGTCATCACAGTATACTCCCCTtaagagaggaaaaaaagcagagaaatatttttaaacgTGTGTACGAGGGTGATGGGATGGGTGACCAGGACGGCATACTGATAG TGCCAAACGACACGACCAGTCCATATGCCCtacaggaggaggaaactCTCCTCCTCGACAGCGAAGTGTCAGCTTTTACCAGTCGATGA